Sequence from the Blochmannia endosymbiont of Colobopsis nipponica genome:
TTCCGGATTTTAAATAATTTTGATCACCAATTAAATCACTAATTAATCCTCCTGATTCTTTAATTATCAAGGATCCTCCAGCTAAATTATATGGGTGTATACCAGTTGCTAATAAACCGTCTACACGTCCAACTGCAACGTATGCTAGATCTAATAGAGGGGAACCAGTATATCGAAAATCTTTACATTTAACGTACAATTTCTTTAAAAGATCATCAGGGATTTGTTTTTTTATTTTTTTATTTAAAAAAATTGCTAATATAGCGTTATTTAATTTTGTATTCATGCTACATCTTGATCTATAACTATTTAATTGTGCTCCACGCCCCCTACTTGCACTAAATATTTCGTTGCGTATAGGATCATAAGTTACAACAATTTCTATTTGTCCTTTTATCCTAATAGTAATAGATATTGCAAAATGAGGAAATTGTTTGATAAAATTATCTACACTATTTAAAGGATCAATGATCCATTCTATACTATTGTTTGCTTGAGTAAAATCACAATTATCTTTGTTGGTAATAAAGATGTGAGCGGGATATGATTCGCGAATTGTTTTAATTATTATTCTTTCTGTTGTTTTTTTAATATTTAGAATGTTATTTTTGTGTATATTTATCTTATGGCTTAAAGTATCTAATATTTCGTATTGTTTAATTATAAAATTTCCGGCTTTTCTTATAGCACGTGTGGCAATGTTAAGCATTGGGTGCATCGAAATAATCCATGTAGTTTTATAGACGATTGACTTTGTCAGTATAACAGAATGAAAGTAGAAAGCCTATTTTAATTATTATTTATTAATGAAGTTTTATTTGTTAGATTGTTTTATTTGTTATTTTCATTATAAAATATTGTTTTATTTCTTATCTGTAGTTGTTTAAATACAAACTGGATTCAGTTTGTATTTAATATTACGAAAGAATAATTATTTGCTATATAATGTCGGTTATATTTGTTTTATTAAAATTTCTAAAGATTTTTATGTAAATCAGTCGTTATTATGTTTTATCTAGATTATTTCTTTTTAGT
This genomic interval carries:
- a CDS encoding inositol monophosphatase family protein: MHPMLNIATRAIRKAGNFIIKQYEILDTLSHKINIHKNNILNIKKTTERIIIKTIRESYPAHIFITNKDNCDFTQANNSIEWIIDPLNSVDNFIKQFPHFAISITIRIKGQIEIVVTYDPIRNEIFSASRGRGAQLNSYRSRCSMNTKLNNAILAIFLNKKIKKQIPDDLLKKLYVKCKDFRYTGSPLLDLAYVAVGRVDGLLATGIHPYNLAGGSLIIKESGGLISDLIGDQNYLKSGNVIAGNTKITKEIISFTRIYLN